One Ricinus communis isolate WT05 ecotype wild-type chromosome 1, ASM1957865v1, whole genome shotgun sequence DNA window includes the following coding sequences:
- the LOC8258482 gene encoding histone deacetylase complex subunit SAP18: MAGVSEVQRRSGGRPLGPPPRGLPPVQPVDREKTCPLLLRVFTKIGSHHSKEDFAVRGKEPKDEVQIYTWKDATLRELTDLVKEVAPAARRRDARLSFAFVYPDKNGRFVVREVGKTYSNRSGKLDDGKALAELGFQIGDYLDVAIL, encoded by the exons ATGGCGGGAGTATCAGAGGTACAAAGGAGATCTGGAGGAAGGCCATTGGGCCCTCCTCCTAGAGGTCTTCCTCCTGTTCAGCCTGTTGATCGTGAAAAG ACGTGTCCTTTGTTGCTTCGCGTTTTTACTAAG ATAGGGAGTCATCATTCCAAGGAAGATTTTGCCGTGAGAGGCAAGGAGCCCAAGGATGAGGTCCAAATCTACACATGGAAGGATGCTACTCTTCGAGAGTTAACTGATCTG GTCAAAGAGGTGGCTCCAGCAGCAAGGAGAAGAGATGCTAGACTTTCATTTGCTTTTGTATATCCTGACAAAAATGGACGTTTCGTGGTGCGAGAG GTGGGAAAGACATATTCCAATAGAAGTGGAAAATTAGATGATGGCAAAGCATTGGCTGAGCTTGGCTTCCAG ATTGGAGATTACTTGGATGTTGCAATTCTGTAG